One Xiphophorus maculatus strain JP 163 A chromosome 9, X_maculatus-5.0-male, whole genome shotgun sequence DNA segment encodes these proteins:
- the babam1 gene encoding BRISC and BRCA1-A complex member 1, producing the protein METPEPGPADGEERPVELRPRTRSNPEGAEDRRSSTGSLGGNGNPTIPQPAVGNRVEGEGEASTTDSPLSSVSTTVLAATSQAVVPPVAISVAGGSGTAAGTTAQLSTAAVTVKERPKAPHQQPVLSTSIPPPAEYQLRVPRVNCPEKVIICLDLSEEMSLPKLESFNGSKTNALNISQKMIEMFVRTKHKIDKRHEFALVVINDDALWLSGFTSDPRELCSCLYDLETNVCESFNLEDLLNVIRQKIELPSMENVQTIPPPYVVRTVLIYSRHAGPMQFNPSEALSKMLQSPYFFFDVVYLHNGMEEQGDETSWRETYTSFCTLDSKGMCYRFEVSLSGPAIELHNCMAKLLAHPLQRPFQSHASYSLLEGDDTPDTEATV; encoded by the exons ATGGAGACTCCAGAGCCAGGCCCAGCTGATGGAGAGGAACGTCCAGTGGAGCTGCGACCCCGGACGCGCTCCAACCCCGAAGGTGCCGAGGACCGACGCAGCAGCACTGGCAGCCTCGGAGGCAACGGGAACCCGACCATACCTCAGCCGGCAGTGGGGAACCGCGTGGAGGGCGAAGGCGAAGCCTCGACCACCGACAGCCCTCTGAGCTCTGTCTCAACAACGGTTTTGGCCGCTACATCTCAGGCCGTGGTTCCCCCTGTCGCCATTTCCGTGGCAGGTGGTTCTGGAACAGCAGCTGGCACCACGGCCCAGCTGTCAACTGCAGCTGTGACGGTCAAAGAACGGCCAAAGGCCCCTCACCAGCAGCCCGTCCTCAGTACGTCCATTCCTCCACCAGCAGAATACCAGCTCCGAGTTCCCAGAGTCAACTGTCCAGAGAAAGTG ATAATCTGTCTAGATCTTTCTGAAGAAATGTCCTTACCTAAGCTGGAGTCTTTTAACGG ATCTAAAACAAACGCCTTGAACATATCCCAGAAGATGATCGAGATGTTTgtgagaacaaaacacaagatCGACAAACGACATGAGTTTGCTCTGGTTGTCATCAACGATGATGCTCTGTGG CTGTCTGGCTTCACATCTGATCCCAGAGAGCTGTGCAGCTGTCTGTATGACCTGGAAACCAATGTGTGCGAGTCCTTCA ACCTGGAAGATCTCCTTAACGTCAT TCGTCAGAAGATTGAGCTGCCGTCGATGGAGAACGTTCAGACCATCCCGCCTCCCTACGTGGTGCGAACTGTTCTCATCTACAGCCGCCACGCGGGGCCCATGCAGTTCAACCCTTCAGAAGCTCTCAGT AAAATGCTGCAATCTCCATATTTCTTCTTTGATGTTGTTTATTTGCACAACGGGATGGAGGAACAAGGAGATGAGACCAGCTGGAGG GAGACCTACACTTCGTTCTGTACCCTGGACTCCAAAGGCATGTGTTATCGCTTCGAGGTTTCCCTGAGTGGACCCGCCATCGAGCTGCACAACTGCATGGCCAAACTGCTGGCTCATCCTCTGCAGAGACCGTTCCAGAGCCACGCGTCCTACAGCCTACTGGAGGGGGACGATACCCCGGACACGGAGGCTACAGTGTAA